From a single Lolium rigidum isolate FL_2022 chromosome 7, APGP_CSIRO_Lrig_0.1, whole genome shotgun sequence genomic region:
- the LOC124671188 gene encoding auxin-responsive protein SAUR36-like, with translation MCNVITIASAAWLRRAVRRWRACGTASAEVPAGHVAVCGEGARFVVRLAHLGHPAFLELLRQAEEEYGFPPSASGPVALPCDVDRLRDVLSRVSSSSDSDYEERRRGGESRPLLKGVAGEKLVF, from the coding sequence ATGTGCAACGTGATCACGATCGCGTCGGCGGCCTGGCTGCGCCGAGCCGTGCGGCGGTGGCGCGCCTGCGGCACCGCGTCAGCGGAGGTGCCGGCAGGGCACGTGGCGGTGTGCGGAGAGGGCGCGCGGTTCGTGGTGCGGCTGGCACACCTAGGCCACCCGGCCTTCTTAGAGCTGCTCAGGCAGGCGGAGGAGGAGTACGGCTTCCCGCCTAGCGCATCCGGCCCGGTCGCGCTCCCCTGCGACGTGGACCGCCTCCGCGACGTCCTGAGCCGCGTCTCCTCTTCTTCCGACAGCGACTACGAGGAGCGCCGCCGAGGCGGGGAGTCGAGGCCGCTGCTGAAGGGTGTGGCCGGGGAGAAGCTCGTCTTCTGA
- the LOC124670620 gene encoding auxin-responsive protein SAUR21-like has translation MCKIVSTAHSLVWLRRAVRRWRSRTGQTDKDTSAGAVPAGHVAVRVEGGRFLVPLAHLSHPAFQELLRQAEEEYGFPSGASGPLALPCDEQRLRDVLRRVASEGRRSSRGDSRPLLQGGRPEVVVVEEE, from the exons ATGTGCAAGATCGTCAGCACGGCACACTCGCTCGTCTGGCTGCGCCGCGCCGTGCGGCGGTGGCGCTCGCGCACGGGGCAGACTGACAAGGATACGTCGGCCGGCGCCGTGCCGGCGGGGCATGTGGCGGTGCGCGTGGAGGGCGGCCGGTTTCTGGTCCCGCTGGCGCACCTGAGCCACCCGGCGTTCCAGGAGCTGCTCCGCCAGGCCGAGGAGGAGTACGGCTTCCCGTCCGGCGCCTCGGGCCCGCTCGCGCTACCCTGCGACGAGCAGCGCCTCCGGGACGTCCTCCGCCGTGTCGCTTCCGAAGGCCGCCGCTCTTCCCGCGGCGACTCGCGGCCGCTGCTGCAGG gaggccggccggaggtggtggtggtggaggaggag